Genomic segment of Pongo pygmaeus isolate AG05252 chromosome 1, NHGRI_mPonPyg2-v2.0_pri, whole genome shotgun sequence:
ATATGCTGCTAACACAGAAGGATCGCTCCAGGTGAGGTGACCCAGGAGGGCTGGTAGATAGGACTCAGGTGTCCGGGGAAAGAACAGCAGGGTGAGGCAGAGAAGTAGCCCAAGGGTGGCCCAGAGTCTTCTGATGGTGTTGGCAAGGAAGCTCAGGGAGGCTTTGGCCATTGTCCAGATCCTCAGAGAAAGGACTGCTCACCATACAGGGTCCACTGTGGGAACAGAAACCTGCCTTTActcagtggaaggtaaagggaaTAGAAGTGGGGACCAGTCAGaatcaaaaaggaaaagggattgagaaaagacaaagagaacaggGAGCACTGAGGACAGGAGTAGCTGATTTATGGTATGAGAATGAAAGCAAAGGTCTGAGACGGGACCTTCTAAATTCTGAGCCTCTCCCTTACTTTACCCACAGGAGGTGGAAACTTCAAGTGCTGGATTTGCGGGATGTTGATGAGAATTTCTGGGCCATATGGCCTGGAGCCTGGGCCCTGTCCTGCTTCCCAGAGGCCATGAGTAAGAAGGAGACAGCAGAGGACTGTCCAAGGATGGAAGAGCACCAGCCCTTAAAGGTGTTCATAGACGTCTGCCTCAAGGAAATACCCCAGGATGAATGCCTGAGATGCCTCTTTCAGTGGGTTTACCAAAGGAGAGGTTTAGTACACCTGTGCTGCAGTAAGCTGGTCAATTATCTAATGCCGATTAAATATCTCAGAAAGTCATTGAAAATAATCCACCTGAATAGTATTCAGGAGCTGGAAATTCGCAACATGTCCTGGCCAGAACTGATAAGAAAGCTTCGTTGTTACCTGAAGGAGATGAAGAATCTTCGCAAACTCGTTTTCTCCAGGTGCCATCATTACACGTAAGACAATGAACTCGAGGGAAGGTTAGTTGTCAAATTCAGCTCTGTGTTCCTCAGGCTGGAACACCTCCAgttgcttaaaataaaattgatcacCTTCTACAGTGGATACCTGGAACAGCTGATCAGGTGAGAAAGGATCATACACTTTGTATGCAGACCACAGCACCGCCTTGTTTTGTTACAACAAACACTAGAAGGCGTGTAGTGTGTGCCAGCCAGTGGCAACATCACAGTGAAGTGGACACCAGAAGGTCAACACATTGTCCCATTCAGTGTTCTATGTCCTGGAGTGACTACAACAGGATTGCTCCAATAAGGGCATAGGGGTCACCTGATGTAAAAGCTAGAGAAGGACATCATGTACAAGCTAGTTAGTGAGGGTTTCAGCTCTATTGGGGGTGCACATGTGAATTTCCTGTTACAAAGTGTGTTTCAAGTTGAGATGATGTCAAAGAGACAATAGATGAGGGTATGCAAGGAGGGAAAGTGCATCAAACCTGTGCATTTCACAATAGGTCTGTCCTCACCAGCTTAGTGAACACGAATGATCCTGTCTCTAATTCCCTGTCTGTAAAAGGTTGCTTTGAACTCCAGGAAAGGTAATTGACATGGGAAATGCGAGCTTCCGGGATGGAGGTGAGGGAGTAGGCATGACAGTGGTAAAAAGTGAGAGTTGGTTTGCAGTTGCAGGCATGTCAGGGAGCTCCTGCCGATAGGTAAACCTAGCTGATGTCCCTAGACTTTGCTGAGTTGAGTTCTTTGTGCACATCTCCCACCGGGTACCTGTGGCCCAGACTTGAAGTTTTCtgctaaaagatgaaaaaaaaaaaaaaaggctttagagATGTTGTGGCCTTGAACCAATCACACAAGCAATGGTGAAAGGGCTGAGACTAAAATGggactgctcctgaatgatcaggGTCCTCATCATGCAGCAACTTGCATGCCGACCATCATCAGATGGTGGGAACGAACGTGTTTGTTTGAAGCAGGCATTTTCCTTGAGGTTATTCCCCACTACCTTCATCTAGCTGGTGCCATCGCCCAAAACTAACTTCTTGATCTCCACAGGTGCCTCCAGAACCCCTTGGAGAACTTGGAATTAACTTGTGGCTACCTATTGGAAGAGGATGTGAAGTGTCTCTCCCAGTACCCAAGCCTCCGTTACCTAAAGCATCTGAATCTCAGCTACGTGCTGCTGTTCCGCATCAGTCTGGAATCCCTCGGAGCTCTGCTGGAGAAAATTGCTGCCTCTCTCAAGACCCTGATCTTGGAGGGCTGTCAGATCCACTACTCCCAACTCAGTGCCATCCTGCctggcctgagccactgctcccagctcacCACCTTCTACTTTGGCAGAAATTGCATGTCTATGGACGCCCTGAAGGACCTGCTGCGCCACACCAGCGGGCTGAGCAAGTTAAGCCTGGAGACGTATCCTGCCCCTGAGGAGAGTTTGAATTCCTTGGTTTGTGTCAATTGGGAGATCTTCACCCCACTTCGGGCTGAGCTGATGTGTACACTGAGGGAAGTCAGGCAGCCCAAGAGGATCTTCATTGGTCCCACCCCCTGCCCTTCCTGTGGCTCATCACCATCTGAGGAACTGGAGCTCCATCTTTGTTGCTAGGGAAGGCGTGCCTAGCGGGGTAGAGAAATCCAAAGTTCTCTTCCAGGCACTTGGACACTAAAATCTACTAtgtgggttcaagctatttttctattttcttatttccatttttaataattCCAAAAGTTTTATTGAAGACAATTAGAGACAATGTTTCTCTATGTTGCTCCAGCTGGGCTtatgggatcctcctgcctcaacgtcctaaaatgctgggattactgggatGAGTGACTGTGTCCAGGCCACATGCAACTTAAAGGAATCACAGGCAAGTGCTCAgtgttagggaaaaaaaaagataacagcaGGGGGCAAGGCTGGAAGAAAATGTTGAAGTGATGTCAATGAGAACTTCAGGGACCCGTGTCCTACAGAGTCAGAAAGAGAAGCTAAAGCTCTGCATTGATGAGAATGTTATCCCTGGAAAGACGGTTACTGAGGAGTATCAGAAACAAAGAGTGCCTGAATGAAAACTTTTAATCTGTTGTAGCAATTTATCCATCAGAATTGTCTAGTTATTGAGTTACTgatggaaaaataatgaaatactaatTTGTCTGTGATTGAGTTTCAGCTGTAGAATATCAAAGCAACCAAATAAAATTTGATCATTTTGAGTATTTCCTGCCCattcttgttctttgttttcttttggagacaaaaatctcactttgtcatttaggctggagtgcggtggtgcaatctgggctcaccacaatcctttccttcagggctcaagtgattcttgcacCTCAACcactcaaatagctgggactgcaggcacgttcCACCAAGCATGGCTGATtcttgtattttcaatagagacggggtttttccaggTTGATCAGCCTGGTCTCAATATCCTGGCTTCGAGTGATccaccgaccttggcctcccaaagcgctgggaaaACAGGCATATAGATGATCTCCACCCATTCTTTACTTCTCCTCAGtcatcagtttttttcttacttttttgccCATGGGGAGCAGCTCGGCCAGGCAAAAAGGGACGGGCAGAGAGGGGCCCCAAGGAGAAGATAGGAATGGGGTGGTGTCCTGCTCGCACAAGATGCGTGGATGCCaggcccagaaggcagagctggggCCATCCATCAGGGGGCCAGGGTGAGAAGCAGAAATGGCACCTGCTTCAAGGACCTGGCCAGCTATCtggccactgtgcccatcctgcTAACAGTGTCAAGCTCCCGGGTCTTGAAGGGAGGTTCTATGCAGATCCACCCCAGGCTGTGTTTCCAAGATCCACCCACCATAGGGGTGACCAGCCTGATTGCTGGGCCTGGGAACCCTGAACCACTTCTGGAGGCACTCCCCTTTGCTGGATCATGAGTCAGGCCTGTGCTCCCTGTCCCTGAGGCAGCCAACTGTGTCACCCACACCCTTTCATGGCAAAATGGAACCTGGTCCCAGGTCTGGAGTCTCCACCACAGCCTCTACCTCACTGCCCGCTGCCTCCTGTTAGCCTGCAAGCTTCTGGATGAGAGTGCAGTTGGGGCTTGTTAAACCACACCCAGGAGCATTGGGTTTGTTTGTGTGGGGTTGGCCAGAGCTGCTGTGAACCTGCATCTCACCTGTCACCTCTGCAGGGAAACACAGAGAGAGGGCACAGCCGAGGCTGCGTACACTTCGGAGCTGATGGGAGCCTGGGAGAAGACGGAGTCCTGGTCCTCCCGAGTTGGCAGGGCAGTCGCTCCAAAGGCATAACTGAAGCTGTCCAGGTCACAGTTACCAACTGAGGTTCCCCAGTGCTCTCCAGGGTCCAGGAGATCCCCCCTTCTCCTGCAGCTTGGGGGTGTCTGCTCTGACAGCCTCATTTCTCATGGCACCTGCTCCAATTTTGGAGTGTGGTTGTGGTCAAGCCCAGATGCTGTCGCAGCCCAGGTGGGCCTGTGCATATTTGGGTCAGTGCTGATGCACCGTCCCACTGCTGTCTTGaaccctctggactttgggcccTGATGAGTGTggaagggaggctgagggggttgTGTACAAATCAGCACTCATCTTTGGATGCTCCTTGGTACGAGTGACCTGGGCAAAATGGTTGGTGGTGGGAGGCAGACAGAATCCAGGACAGGAAGGTGAGGGTCACTGGTGAGGCTCCACCTTCTGACCAAGGAGGACCTGAAGCCCGTGGACTGGGCTACCAGTCCTATAGACCAGAGTGTGAACATGTGTTGCATTTTTTGTGCCTGCCTATGGCCACCTATGACCTAATCAGCATAGACTTTCTCCCGTCTGATGCTGAAAAAAGCCCCAGACtcagggagaacatcaggaagacCTGTGGCAGAGAACTACCCACTATTGGGATGATTTTCCTGCAGAGACAAGCAATCCGTTCTGGGTCatttctctgctgagagctgtagAGATGAAGAGATGGCTCTCCTGCAGAGAGCAGCaacccactccagggcctcctctctacTGAGAGCTGTGGTGATGATGGAATAACCTGCCAGGAGGGCGGGGTCACCCTCCCCAGGGCCTCCTGTCTGCTCAGAGCTGAACACTTATCGCAAGACCCTGGTTTCAGAAAgaagctacccactgtgggtctctgagctgttctattgctcaataaaCCTCCCGTTTATCTCACTCACCCTCCTCTTGTCTGAATATTTCATTCTTCCTGGTTGCAGCACAAGACCTTGGGACCTGCCTAATGTTGGGGCTAAAAGAGCACTAACACAAACAAAGCTGAAACATGGCCCTTTCTCACcaatttgtaggtgaagagaaaaagagaagagctaCTACTCTTCCAGAAGCCCAGATGTGGGTGcttcctgagccagggctgtgactcccttTTGGGGGTTGTGCAGTTCCTGGCATTTCCAAGCATTCGGTGTTGGTGTCACTGTGTATTCCAGTGACAACCATGGAAGATGCTTGCGCTGTGCCTGGTTCACTTGCAGCCTTGCAGAAATCTGGCAcccatgctggcacctggagctgcccgaCCCactgctgcagcagcagcagccagtgaCTGTCCGAAATGGCCTGACCCCctgctcactcacacacccctcaccactccAGCCCTGACCCACCCTTAATAGGCGTGTGCTCCAGGCCTGAAACATGAGCCAAGCATAGTCTACCAGGCTGCATGGGCAGAATGAACCCAGTGAACCCGTTCAAAACTCTGGCAAAGGTGCCCCCagacacagaggtttctggccagaaaagtcACATTCCAAGGATTCCAGAAGAGAAAATTACCTAAAC
This window contains:
- the LOC129014063 gene encoding LOW QUALITY PROTEIN: PRAME family member 1 (The sequence of the model RefSeq protein was modified relative to this genomic sequence to represent the inferred CDS: inserted 1 base in 1 codon; substituted 1 base at 1 genomic stop codon), which encodes MSIQTPPRLLELAVQSLLRDQALAISAMEELPRXLYLPLFMEAFSRRLFQTLMVSVKAWPFTHLPLGSLMKTLHLETLKALLEGLHMLLTQKDRSRRWKLQVLDLRDVDENFWAIWPGAWALSCFPEAMSKKETAEDCPRMEEHQPLKVFIDVCLKEIPQDECLRCLFQWVYQRRGLVHLCCSKLVNYLMPIKYLRKSLKIIHLNSIQELEIRNMSWPELIRKLRCYLKEMKNLRKLVFSRCHHYTXDNELEGRLVVKFSSVFLRLEHLQLLKIKLITFYSGYLEQLIRCLQNPLENLELTCGYLLEEDVKCLSQYPSLRYLKHLNLSYVLLFRISLESLGALLEKIAASLKTLILEGCQIHYSQLSAILPGLSHCSQLTTFYFGRNCMSMDALKDLLRHTSGLSKLSLETYPAPEESLNSLVCVNWEIFTPLRAELMCTLREVRQPKRIFIGPTPCPSCGSSPSEELELHLCC